A region of Pseudomonas putida DNA encodes the following proteins:
- the lpxB gene encoding lipid-A-disaccharide synthase, with protein sequence MAQLCVALVAGEASGDILGSGLMRALKARHPDVRFIGVGGPLMEAEGLQSYFPMERLAVMGLVEVLGRLRELLKRRKLLIQTLIAEKPDVFIGIDAPDFTLNIELKLRQAGIKTVHYVSPSVWAWRQKRVLKIREGCDLMLTLLPFEARFYEEQGVPVRFVGHPLADTIPLEADRQAARSALGLGQGPVVALMPGSRGGEVGRLGALFLDAAERLRERVPGVRFVLPCANATRRAQLEQMLEGRELPLTLLDGQSHQALAACDAVLIASGTATLEALLYKRPMVVAYRLAPLTYWILKRLVKSPYVSLPNLLAQRELVPELLQDDATSEALAQTLAPLVADGSQQTERFDEIHRTLRRDASNQAAEAVLALLKDR encoded by the coding sequence ATGGCCCAGCTTTGCGTAGCCCTGGTCGCGGGTGAGGCCAGCGGCGATATTCTCGGTTCCGGCTTGATGCGCGCCCTCAAGGCGCGCCATCCCGACGTACGTTTCATCGGCGTTGGCGGCCCCTTGATGGAAGCCGAAGGCCTGCAATCCTACTTCCCCATGGAACGTCTGGCCGTCATGGGCCTGGTCGAGGTGCTGGGGCGCCTGCGTGAGCTGCTCAAGCGCCGCAAGCTGCTGATCCAGACCCTGATCGCCGAAAAACCCGACGTGTTCATCGGCATCGATGCCCCTGATTTCACCCTCAATATCGAATTGAAGCTGCGTCAGGCCGGCATCAAGACCGTGCACTACGTCAGCCCATCCGTGTGGGCCTGGCGGCAGAAGCGCGTGCTGAAGATCCGCGAAGGTTGCGACCTGATGCTGACGCTGCTGCCTTTCGAGGCGCGGTTCTACGAAGAGCAGGGCGTACCGGTGCGGTTCGTCGGCCATCCGCTGGCCGACACCATCCCCCTTGAGGCGGATCGACAAGCGGCGCGCAGCGCGCTTGGCCTGGGTCAAGGCCCGGTGGTGGCGCTGATGCCAGGAAGCCGTGGCGGTGAGGTTGGGCGCCTGGGGGCGCTGTTCCTCGATGCCGCCGAGCGTTTGCGCGAGCGGGTGCCCGGTGTGCGCTTCGTGCTGCCTTGTGCCAATGCCACGCGACGCGCCCAGCTCGAGCAGATGCTCGAAGGGCGCGAGCTGCCGCTGACGCTGCTCGATGGCCAGTCGCACCAGGCCCTGGCGGCCTGCGATGCAGTACTGATTGCTTCGGGTACCGCCACCTTGGAGGCACTGCTGTACAAGCGGCCCATGGTGGTGGCCTACCGCCTGGCCCCGTTGACCTACTGGATTCTCAAGCGTCTGGTGAAAAGCCCTTACGTGTCGTTGCCCAACCTGCTGGCCCAGCGCGAGCTGGTGCCCGAACTGCTGCAGGATGACGCCACCAGCGAAGCCTTGGCGCAGACCTTGGCCCCCTTGGTGGCCGATGGCAGCCAGCAGACCGAACGTTTCGACGAGATTCACCGCACCCTGCGCCGGGATGCTTCCAACCAGGCCGCCGAGGCGGTTCTGGCCTTGCTCAAGGACCGCTGA
- the lpxA gene encoding acyl-ACP--UDP-N-acetylglucosamine O-acyltransferase produces MNSIDPRAIIDPSAKLAEGVEVGPWSIVGPDVEVGEGTIIGPHVVLKGPTRIGKHNRIYQFSSIGEDTPDLKYKGEPTRLVIGDHNVIREGVTIHRGTVQDRAETTLGDHNLIMAYAHIGHDSVIGNHCILVNNTALAGHVHVGDWAILSGYTLVHQYCHIGAHAFSGMGTAIGKDVPAFVTVFGSPAEARSMNFEGMRRRGFSDEVIHILRRCYKIVYRQGLTVEDAIKALDELAAQHPEVDLFRQSILNSARGITR; encoded by the coding sequence ATGAATTCGATTGATCCTCGGGCCATCATCGACCCCTCGGCCAAGCTGGCCGAGGGCGTCGAGGTCGGCCCGTGGTCGATCGTTGGCCCCGACGTCGAAGTCGGGGAGGGCACCATCATTGGCCCGCATGTGGTGCTCAAAGGGCCGACCCGTATCGGCAAGCACAACCGCATCTACCAGTTTTCCTCGATTGGCGAAGATACCCCTGACCTCAAGTACAAGGGGGAACCGACCCGTCTGGTGATCGGCGATCACAACGTGATCCGCGAAGGCGTGACCATTCACCGCGGGACCGTTCAGGACCGTGCCGAAACCACCCTCGGCGATCACAACCTGATCATGGCCTACGCGCACATCGGTCACGACAGTGTCATCGGCAATCATTGCATTCTGGTGAACAACACCGCGCTGGCCGGGCATGTTCACGTGGGCGACTGGGCGATTCTGTCCGGGTACACCCTGGTGCACCAGTACTGCCACATCGGTGCTCATGCGTTTTCTGGCATGGGTACGGCGATCGGCAAGGATGTGCCTGCCTTTGTCACGGTGTTTGGCAGCCCGGCCGAAGCCCGTAGCATGAACTTCGAAGGCATGCGCCGCCGAGGGTTCAGCGACGAGGTCATTCATATCCTGCGTCGTTGCTACAAGATCGTCTACCGTCAGGGCCTGACCGTCGAAGACGCGATCAAGGCGTTGGACGAACTGGCAGCCCAACACCCTGAGGTCGATTTGTTCCGTCAGTCGATCCTGAATTCCGCACGCGGCATCACGCGCTGA
- the fabZ gene encoding 3-hydroxyacyl-ACP dehydratase FabZ yields MMDINEIREYLPHRYPFLLVDRVTDLDFEAQSIRAYKNVSINEPFFNGHFPAHPIMPGVLIIEAMAQAAGILGFKMLDAKPADGTLYYFVGSDKLRFRQPVLPGDQLVLEAKFLSRKSMIWKFECRALVDGKPVCSAQITCAERSL; encoded by the coding sequence ATGATGGACATCAACGAGATTCGCGAATACCTGCCTCACCGTTACCCGTTCCTGCTGGTGGATCGCGTGACGGATCTGGACTTCGAGGCCCAGAGCATTCGTGCCTACAAGAATGTCAGCATCAACGAGCCGTTCTTCAATGGCCATTTCCCGGCCCACCCGATCATGCCGGGCGTTCTGATCATCGAGGCCATGGCCCAGGCGGCCGGTATCCTCGGTTTCAAGATGCTCGATGCCAAGCCGGCTGATGGCACCCTGTACTACTTTGTCGGTTCCGACAAACTGCGTTTCCGTCAGCCGGTATTGCCGGGTGACCAGCTTGTGCTGGAAGCTAAGTTCCTCAGCCGCAAGAGCATGATCTGGAAATTCGAATGCCGCGCCCTGGTCGACGGCAAACCGGTCTGCTCGGCACAGATCACTTGCGCGGAACGCTCCCTATGA
- the lpxD gene encoding UDP-3-O-(3-hydroxymyristoyl)glucosamine N-acyltransferase: protein MTLTMTLGQLAEALGATLKGPETLKITGLATLQEAGPGQLSFLANPQYRKFLDNSQAAAVLLKAADAEGFAGNALIVADPYLAYARISHLFDPKPKAVAGIHPSAVVAEDAQVDASASIGPFVVIESGAQIAANVSIGAHCVVGARCVIGEGGWLAPRVTLYHDVTIGKRVVIQSGAVIGGEGFGFANEKGIWRKIAQIGGVTIGDDVEIGVNTAVDRGALSDTRIADGVKLDNQIQIAHNVQIGEHTAMAACVGISGSTRIGKHCTIAGGVGMVGHIDVCDNVFVSGMTMVTRSITEPGAYSSGTAMQPLADWRKSAARIRHLDDIAKRLQQVEKRIDTVTSGGQPASEG from the coding sequence ATGACCTTGACCATGACGCTTGGCCAGCTGGCCGAAGCCCTCGGTGCCACCCTCAAGGGGCCCGAGACGCTGAAAATTACCGGACTGGCCACCTTGCAGGAGGCCGGGCCCGGTCAATTGAGCTTCCTCGCCAACCCGCAGTACCGCAAATTCCTGGATAACAGCCAGGCGGCAGCGGTGCTGCTCAAGGCGGCGGATGCCGAAGGCTTTGCGGGCAACGCACTGATCGTCGCTGATCCGTACCTGGCCTATGCACGCATTTCCCACCTGTTCGATCCCAAGCCCAAGGCTGTGGCGGGAATTCATCCCAGCGCCGTAGTGGCTGAAGATGCACAAGTGGATGCCAGTGCGAGCATCGGCCCGTTCGTCGTCATCGAAAGTGGTGCGCAGATTGCTGCCAACGTCAGCATCGGTGCCCACTGTGTTGTCGGTGCCCGCTGCGTCATCGGTGAGGGTGGCTGGCTGGCGCCACGGGTCACCCTGTACCATGACGTGACCATCGGCAAGCGTGTCGTCATCCAGTCGGGTGCGGTGATCGGTGGCGAGGGCTTCGGCTTCGCCAACGAGAAGGGCATTTGGCGCAAGATCGCCCAGATCGGCGGCGTGACCATCGGCGATGATGTGGAAATCGGCGTCAACACGGCAGTGGACCGTGGTGCGCTGTCGGACACGCGTATTGCCGACGGGGTCAAACTCGACAACCAGATCCAGATCGCCCATAACGTCCAGATCGGTGAGCACACCGCCATGGCTGCCTGTGTCGGTATTTCCGGCAGCACGCGCATTGGCAAGCATTGCACCATCGCGGGCGGTGTCGGCATGGTCGGTCATATTGATGTCTGTGATAACGTTTTCGTGTCCGGGATGACCATGGTGACCCGATCGATCACCGAACCGGGTGCCTATTCTTCCGGCACAGCCATGCAGCCGTTGGCTGATTGGCGCAAGAGCGCCGCGCGTATCCGCCACCTGGACGACATCGCCAAGCGTCTCCAGCAGGTGGAAAAGCGCATCGATACCGTGACCTCAGGCGGCCAGCCGGCATCAGAAGGCTGA
- a CDS encoding OmpH family outer membrane protein: MRKLTQLAILAAALVATPAFAEMKVAVLNYQMALLESDAAKKYAVDAEKKFGPQLTKLKSLESSAKGIQDRLIKGGDKMQQQERERLELEFKQKARDFQFQSKELNEAKAVADRDMLKQLKPKLDGAVEEVIKKGGFDLVLERGAVIDVKPQYDITRQVIERMNQAR, translated from the coding sequence GTGCGTAAGTTGACTCAACTGGCCATCTTGGCCGCGGCGCTGGTCGCCACCCCGGCTTTCGCCGAAATGAAGGTTGCCGTCCTGAACTATCAGATGGCCCTGCTTGAATCGGATGCCGCCAAGAAGTACGCGGTCGATGCCGAGAAGAAGTTCGGCCCGCAACTGACCAAGCTCAAGAGCCTGGAAAGCAGCGCCAAGGGCATCCAGGACCGCCTGATCAAAGGCGGCGACAAGATGCAGCAGCAGGAGCGTGAGCGCCTGGAGCTCGAATTCAAGCAAAAGGCCCGCGACTTCCAGTTCCAGTCCAAGGAACTCAACGAAGCCAAGGCCGTTGCTGACCGCGACATGCTCAAGCAGCTCAAGCCGAAGCTGGATGGCGCTGTCGAGGAAGTGATCAAGAAGGGCGGTTTCGACCTGGTTCTCGAGCGTGGCGCGGTCATCGATGTCAAACCTCAGTACGACATCACCCGCCAAGTTATCGAGCGTATGAACCAAGCCCGTTGA
- the bamA gene encoding outer membrane protein assembly factor BamA, giving the protein MKRLLLTAVLSALMIAEVHAESFTISDIRVNGLQRVSAGSVFGALPLNVGDQADDRRLVDSTRSLFKTGFFQDIQLNRDGNVLIINVVERPSVSSIEIEGNKAISTEDLMKGLKQSGLAEGEIFQRATLEGVRNELQRQYVAQGRYSAEVDAEVVPQPRNRVALKIKINEGTVAAIQHINVVGNNVFDDEELSQLFELKTTNWLSFFKNDDKYAREKLSGDLERLRSYYLDRGYINMDIASTQVSITPDKKHVYITVNINEGEKYTVRDVKLSGDLKVPEDQVKSLLLVQPGQVFSRKVMTTTSELITRRLGNEGYTFANVNGVPQPNDQDHTVDIMFVVDPGKRAYVNRINYRGNTKTEDEVLRREMRQMEGGWASTYLIDQSKTRLERLGFFKEVNVETPPVPGTDDQVDVNYSVEEQASGSITASVGFAQSAGLILGGSISQSNFLGTGNKVSIGLTRSEYQTRYNFGFVDPYFTADGVSLGYNAFYRSTDYDDLDVDVASYAVDSLGAGVSLGYPISETSRLTYGLSVQQDKIKTGKYTVDEIFNFLKDEGDNFLNFKASIGWSESTLNKGVLATRGHSQSLTLESTIPGSDLSFYKLDYRGQLFKPINNDYTLRLHTELGYGDGFGGTSGLPFYENYYAGGFNSVRGFKDSSLGPRSTPSQGTNPGTIRDPDQDPLPFGGNVLVQGGVELLFPLPFVKDQRSLRTSVFWDVGNVFDTNCGSKPDCEKVGFSGMASSVGLGVTWITALGPLSFSLAMPIKKPDDADTQVFQFSLGQTF; this is encoded by the coding sequence ATGAAACGTCTGCTGCTAACTGCGGTCCTCTCCGCACTGATGATCGCTGAAGTTCACGCCGAGTCCTTCACCATCTCCGATATTCGTGTCAACGGCCTGCAGCGGGTATCCGCTGGCAGCGTCTTCGGTGCCTTGCCCCTGAACGTGGGTGACCAGGCCGACGATCGGCGCCTCGTGGATTCGACCCGTTCCCTGTTCAAGACTGGCTTCTTCCAGGACATCCAGCTCAACCGCGATGGCAATGTCCTGATCATCAACGTGGTCGAGCGCCCGTCGGTGTCGAGCATCGAGATCGAAGGCAACAAGGCGATCAGCACCGAAGACCTGATGAAAGGCCTGAAGCAGTCGGGCCTGGCCGAAGGTGAAATTTTCCAGCGCGCCACCCTCGAAGGTGTGCGTAACGAGCTGCAGCGCCAGTACGTGGCCCAGGGCCGCTACTCGGCCGAGGTTGACGCTGAAGTCGTGCCGCAGCCGCGCAACCGCGTCGCGCTGAAAATCAAGATCAACGAAGGCACCGTCGCCGCCATCCAGCACATCAACGTGGTGGGCAACAACGTCTTCGACGACGAAGAGCTGTCGCAGCTGTTCGAGCTGAAAACCACCAACTGGCTGTCGTTCTTCAAGAACGACGACAAGTACGCCCGTGAAAAACTCTCCGGTGACCTGGAGCGTCTGCGTTCCTACTACCTGGACCGCGGCTACATCAACATGGATATCGCCTCCACCCAGGTATCCATCACGCCGGACAAGAAGCACGTCTACATCACCGTCAACATCAACGAAGGCGAGAAGTACACCGTCCGTGACGTGAAGCTCTCCGGTGACCTCAAGGTACCGGAAGACCAGGTCAAGTCGCTGCTGCTGGTGCAGCCGGGCCAGGTATTCTCGCGCAAGGTGATGACCACCACGTCCGAGCTGATCACCCGTCGTCTGGGTAACGAAGGCTATACCTTCGCCAACGTCAACGGCGTGCCACAGCCGAACGACCAGGATCACACCGTCGATATCATGTTCGTGGTCGACCCGGGCAAGCGTGCCTACGTCAACCGCATCAACTATCGCGGCAACACCAAGACCGAAGACGAAGTGCTGCGTCGCGAGATGCGTCAGATGGAAGGCGGCTGGGCTTCGACCTACCTGATCGACCAGTCCAAGACCCGTCTGGAGCGTCTGGGCTTCTTCAAGGAAGTCAACGTCGAGACCCCACCGGTGCCAGGCACCGATGACCAGGTCGACGTCAACTACAGCGTCGAGGAACAAGCCTCCGGTTCGATCACCGCCAGCGTCGGTTTCGCCCAGAGCGCCGGTCTGATCCTCGGTGGCTCGATCAGCCAGAGCAACTTCCTGGGTACCGGTAACAAGGTCTCCATCGGCCTGACCCGCTCCGAATACCAGACCCGATACAACTTCGGCTTCGTGGACCCCTACTTCACCGCCGACGGCGTCAGCCTGGGCTACAACGCCTTCTACCGTAGCACCGACTATGACGACCTCGATGTCGACGTTGCCAGCTATGCGGTCGACAGCCTTGGTGCCGGTGTCAGCCTTGGTTACCCGATCAGCGAAACCTCGCGCCTGACCTATGGCCTGAGCGTTCAGCAGGACAAGATCAAGACCGGTAAATACACCGTCGACGAGATCTTCAACTTCCTGAAAGATGAGGGCGACAACTTCCTGAACTTCAAGGCGTCCATCGGCTGGTCCGAATCGACCTTGAACAAAGGCGTACTGGCAACCCGTGGTCACTCCCAGAGCCTGACCCTTGAGTCGACCATTCCAGGCAGCGACTTGTCGTTCTACAAGCTCGACTACCGTGGCCAGCTGTTCAAGCCAATCAATAACGACTACACCCTGCGCCTGCACACCGAACTGGGCTATGGTGATGGTTTCGGTGGCACTTCCGGCCTGCCGTTCTACGAGAACTACTACGCGGGTGGCTTCAACTCTGTCCGTGGTTTCAAGGACAGCAGCCTGGGCCCGCGCAGCACGCCGAGTCAGGGCACTAACCCGGGTACCATCCGCGACCCGGACCAGGATCCGCTGCCGTTCGGTGGCAACGTGCTGGTCCAAGGTGGTGTCGAATTGCTGTTCCCGCTGCCGTTCGTCAAGGACCAGCGTTCGCTGCGCACTTCCGTGTTCTGGGACGTGGGTAACGTGTTTGACACCAATTGTGGCAGCAAACCCGATTGCGAGAAGGTCGGTTTCTCGGGCATGGCCAGCTCGGTGGGTCTGGGTGTGACCTGGATCACTGCGCTGGGCCCACTGAGCTTCAGCCTGGCAATGCCGATCAAGAAGCCGGACGACGCCGATACCCAGGTGTTCCAATTCTCTCTGGGCCAGACCTTCTAA
- the rseP gene encoding RIP metalloprotease RseP, whose translation MTALYMIVGTLVALGVLVTFHEFGHFWVARRCGVKVLRFSVGFGTPLLRWHDRHGTEFVIAALPLGGYVKMLDEREGDVPPALLDQSFTRKTVRQRIAIVAAGPIANFLLAIVFFWLLAMLGTQQIRPVIGGVEAGSLAASAGLAAGQEIVSIDGKPTSGWSAVNLQLVRRLGESGTLQVGVRDDGASAEHQLQIKLDRWLKNADEPDPIQSLGLRPWRPVITPVLAEIDSKGPAAAAGLKTGDKLLALDGVSVTDWQQVVDTVRAHPQTKVVVRVERDGAALDVPVTLARKGEGKAAGGYLGAGVKGGEWPANMLREVSFGPLEAVGEALSRTWNMSVLTLESLKKMLFGELSVKNLSGPITIAKVAGASAQSGVGDFLNFLAYLSISLGVLNLLPIPVLDGGHLLFYLVEWARGRPLSDRVQGWGVQIGISLVIGVMLLALINDLGRL comes from the coding sequence ATGACTGCGCTCTACATGATTGTCGGCACCCTGGTGGCCTTGGGTGTTCTGGTCACGTTTCACGAATTCGGCCACTTCTGGGTAGCCCGCCGTTGCGGCGTCAAGGTGCTGCGTTTTTCGGTGGGTTTCGGCACGCCGTTGTTGCGTTGGCATGACCGCCATGGCACCGAGTTCGTGATCGCAGCGCTCCCGCTGGGCGGCTACGTCAAGATGCTCGATGAGCGCGAAGGCGATGTACCGCCAGCGCTGCTTGATCAGTCGTTCACCCGCAAGACCGTGCGTCAGCGCATCGCCATCGTCGCTGCCGGCCCGATTGCCAACTTCTTGCTGGCCATCGTGTTCTTCTGGCTGCTGGCCATGCTCGGCACCCAGCAGATCCGCCCGGTCATCGGTGGGGTCGAAGCGGGCAGTCTGGCAGCCTCGGCCGGCCTGGCCGCAGGTCAGGAAATTGTTTCCATCGATGGCAAACCGACCAGCGGTTGGTCAGCAGTCAACCTGCAACTGGTTCGCCGCCTGGGCGAGAGCGGCACGCTGCAGGTGGGCGTGCGCGACGACGGCGCCAGCGCCGAGCACCAGTTGCAGATCAAGCTGGACCGCTGGCTGAAGAACGCCGATGAGCCGGACCCTATCCAGTCCCTGGGCTTGCGCCCATGGCGGCCGGTGATCACCCCGGTACTGGCCGAGATTGATTCGAAAGGGCCGGCCGCCGCTGCTGGCCTCAAGACAGGCGACAAGCTGCTGGCCCTTGACGGTGTGTCTGTGACCGACTGGCAGCAGGTGGTCGACACCGTGCGTGCCCATCCGCAAACCAAGGTCGTGGTGCGTGTCGAGCGCGATGGTGCTGCGCTGGATGTGCCGGTAACCCTGGCCCGCAAGGGTGAGGGCAAGGCTGCGGGCGGTTATCTGGGCGCAGGGGTAAAAGGTGGCGAATGGCCTGCCAACATGCTCCGCGAAGTCAGCTTTGGCCCGCTGGAAGCGGTGGGCGAGGCCTTGTCGCGCACCTGGAACATGAGCGTCCTGACCCTCGAGTCGCTGAAGAAAATGCTGTTCGGAGAGCTCTCGGTAAAAAACTTGAGCGGACCGATAACCATTGCTAAAGTGGCGGGCGCTTCAGCCCAGTCCGGCGTGGGGGATTTCCTGAATTTCCTGGCCTACCTGAGCATTAGCCTGGGGGTTCTTAACCTGCTGCCCATTCCAGTACTGGATGGGGGGCATTTGCTGTTTTACCTGGTCGAGTGGGCGCGCGGTCGTCCGCTCTCGGATCGGGTGCAAGGTTGGGGGGTCCAGATCGGTATCAGTTTGGTCATAGGGGTGATGTTGCTCGCCCTGATCAACGATCTGGGTCGACTTTAA
- the ispC gene encoding 1-deoxy-D-xylulose-5-phosphate reductoisomerase, whose translation MSAVQRITVLGATGSIGLSTLDVIARHPERYSVFALSGYSRIDELLALCVQHRPEYAVVPNAEGAARLREGLAAAACATQVLEGEAGLCQVAAAPEVDAVMAAIVGAAGLRPTLAAVEAGKKVLLANKEALVMSGALFMEAVRRSGAVLLPIDSEHNAIFQCLPGDYARGLSQVGVRRILLTASGGPFRETPSAALADVTPEQACAHPNWSMGRKISVDSASMMNKGLELIEACWLFDASPAKVEVVVHPQSVIHSLVDYVDGSVLAQLGNPDMRTPIANALAWPERIDSGVAPLDLFAIARLDFQAPDEQRFPCLRLAREAAEAGNSAPAVLNAANEVAVEAFLQRRIRFPEIAGMIEQVLDQEPVVPLASLDAVFAADQRARELSREWLRRHGR comes from the coding sequence GTGAGTGCGGTCCAGCGCATTACCGTGCTGGGTGCCACGGGCTCCATTGGCCTGAGCACGCTGGATGTGATTGCACGTCACCCTGAGCGTTATTCGGTATTCGCCCTGAGCGGTTACTCGCGCATCGATGAGCTGCTGGCGCTGTGCGTCCAGCATCGCCCCGAGTACGCGGTAGTGCCAAACGCCGAAGGGGCTGCGCGCTTGCGCGAAGGCCTGGCGGCAGCCGCTTGCGCCACTCAGGTGCTGGAAGGTGAGGCGGGGCTTTGCCAGGTTGCCGCAGCGCCCGAGGTGGATGCGGTGATGGCTGCTATCGTTGGTGCGGCAGGGTTGCGCCCGACCTTGGCTGCCGTCGAGGCGGGCAAGAAGGTGCTGCTGGCCAATAAAGAGGCGCTGGTGATGTCCGGCGCGCTGTTCATGGAGGCTGTGCGGCGCAGCGGTGCGGTGCTGCTGCCGATCGACAGCGAGCACAATGCGATCTTCCAGTGCCTGCCCGGCGACTATGCCCGTGGCCTGAGCCAGGTAGGGGTGCGCCGCATCCTGCTGACGGCATCGGGTGGCCCGTTTCGCGAAACACCGTCCGCAGCGCTGGCCGATGTCACCCCGGAGCAGGCGTGCGCGCACCCCAATTGGTCCATGGGGCGCAAGATCTCCGTGGATTCGGCAAGCATGATGAACAAGGGCCTTGAGTTGATCGAGGCCTGCTGGTTGTTCGATGCCTCGCCCGCCAAGGTCGAGGTGGTGGTGCACCCGCAGAGCGTGATCCATTCGTTGGTGGACTACGTGGACGGTTCGGTGCTTGCCCAACTGGGTAACCCGGACATGCGCACGCCTATCGCCAATGCCCTGGCCTGGCCGGAGCGCATTGATTCCGGGGTTGCTCCGCTGGACCTGTTCGCCATCGCGCGCCTGGATTTCCAGGCACCCGACGAACAGCGCTTCCCGTGTCTGCGCCTGGCGCGCGAGGCTGCCGAGGCCGGCAACAGCGCGCCCGCCGTGCTCAACGCGGCCAACGAAGTGGCGGTCGAGGCATTTCTCCAGCGGCGTATCCGCTTCCCGGAGATCGCGGGTATGATCGAACAGGTGCTCGATCAGGAGCCTGTAGTGCCACTGGCGTCGCTGGATGCGGTATTTGCCGCCGACCAGCGTGCCCGGGAGCTGTCCCGTGAGTGGTTGAGGCGTCACGGCCGTTGA
- a CDS encoding phosphatidate cytidylyltransferase — MLKQRIITALILLPVALGGFFLLNGGDFALFIGFVVTLGAWEWARLAGLMTQPLRIAYAAVVAGALMLLHLMPDLAPWVLGASVIWWGLATWLVLTYPRSSELWASAACRLLIGLLVLLPAWQGLVLLKHWPLGNWLILSVMVLVWAADIGAYFSGRAFGKRKLAPQVSPGKSWEGVYGGLAVSLIITLAVGISREWGFGQILLGLLGAALVVMASVIGDLTESMFKRRSGIKDSSNLLPGHGGVLDRIDSLTAAIPLFAVLLWAAEWGVM; from the coding sequence ATGCTTAAACAACGCATCATTACTGCGCTGATCCTGCTGCCGGTCGCGCTGGGTGGCTTTTTCCTGCTCAACGGTGGGGATTTCGCCCTGTTCATCGGCTTCGTGGTCACCCTCGGCGCCTGGGAGTGGGCGCGCCTGGCTGGGTTGATGACCCAGCCACTGCGCATTGCCTACGCCGCGGTCGTCGCCGGAGCGCTGATGCTGCTGCACCTGATGCCCGACCTGGCACCCTGGGTGCTCGGTGCGTCGGTGATCTGGTGGGGGCTTGCCACCTGGCTGGTGCTGACCTATCCGCGCAGCAGTGAACTGTGGGCCAGTGCGGCCTGCCGCTTGCTGATCGGCCTGCTGGTATTGCTGCCAGCGTGGCAGGGGCTGGTGCTGCTCAAGCACTGGCCGCTGGGCAACTGGCTGATTCTGTCGGTCATGGTGCTGGTATGGGCTGCCGACATCGGTGCCTACTTCTCCGGGCGTGCCTTCGGCAAGCGCAAGCTGGCCCCGCAGGTCAGTCCGGGCAAGAGTTGGGAGGGCGTCTACGGCGGTCTGGCCGTCAGCCTGATCATCACGCTGGCGGTCGGTATCAGTCGCGAGTGGGGCTTCGGTCAGATTCTGCTGGGCCTGCTGGGCGCCGCGTTGGTGGTGATGGCCTCGGTGATCGGTGACCTGACCGAAAGCATGTTCAAGCGCCGTTCCGGCATCAAGGACAGCAGCAATCTGCTGCCCGGCCATGGTGGTGTGCTTGACCGCATCGACAGCCTGACCGCAGCCATCCCGCTCTTTGCGGTGCTGTTGTGGGCTGCCGAATGGGGTGTGATGTGA
- the uppS gene encoding polyprenyl diphosphate synthase encodes MEKTKPAAPSSVPRHVAIIMDGNNRWAKKRLLPGVAGHKAGVDAVRAVIEVCAESGVEVLTLFAFSSENWQRPAEEVGALMELFFSALRREARRLNENNISLRIIGDRSRFHPELQAAMREAEALTAGNNRFILQIAANYGGQWDIAQAAQRLAREVQAGHLRPDDITPGLLQTCLSTGELPLPDLCIRTGGERRISNFLLWQLAYAELYFSDLYWPDFKHEAMRNALADFASRQRRFGKTSEQVEAGARA; translated from the coding sequence ATGGAAAAGACCAAGCCAGCGGCGCCGTCCTCGGTGCCGCGACACGTCGCGATCATCATGGATGGCAACAACCGCTGGGCGAAGAAGCGCCTGCTGCCCGGCGTTGCCGGGCACAAGGCTGGCGTCGATGCCGTTCGCGCGGTTATCGAAGTCTGCGCCGAATCCGGGGTCGAGGTACTGACCCTGTTCGCCTTCTCCAGCGAGAACTGGCAGCGCCCCGCCGAAGAGGTCGGTGCGCTGATGGAGCTGTTCTTCTCGGCCCTGCGCCGTGAGGCGCGTCGCCTCAACGAGAACAACATCAGTTTGCGCATCATCGGCGATCGTTCACGTTTCCATCCCGAGCTGCAGGCTGCCATGCGTGAGGCCGAAGCGCTGACCGCCGGCAATAACCGCTTCATCCTGCAGATCGCGGCCAACTACGGTGGCCAGTGGGATATCGCCCAGGCTGCCCAGCGCCTGGCGCGGGAAGTACAGGCAGGCCATCTGCGTCCGGACGATATTACGCCGGGGCTGCTGCAAACGTGCCTGTCCACCGGCGAGTTGCCGTTGCCGGACCTGTGCATCCGCACCGGTGGCGAGCGGCGCATCAGCAATTTCCTGCTGTGGCAGCTGGCCTACGCCGAGCTGTATTTCTCCGACCTGTACTGGCCGGACTTCAAACACGAGGCCATGCGCAATGCCCTGGCCGATTTCGCTTCGCGCCAGCGCCGCTTCGGTAAGACCAGCGAGCAGGTCGAGGCTGGAGCTCGTGCTTAA